The Bartonella australis AUST/NH1 genome contains the following window.
GGGACCTGTATAAAGTTGGCGCGGCCGGCCAATTTTTTGCGCAGGATCTTCGATCATTTCCTTCCATTGCGCAATCCAACCTGCGCTACGCGCTAGCGCAAAAAGAACAGTAAACATTTCAGGCGGGAAACCCAGGGCTTTTAAGATAATACCAGAATAAAAATCAACATTAGGGTAAAGTTTTTTCTCAACAAAATATTCATCATTAAGAGCAATATCTTCAAGCTTTACAGCAATATCGAGCAGCGGATCATCCTGAATGTTCAATTCTTTTAAAACTTCATGGCAAGTTTTTTGCATAATTTTAGCACGTGGGTCATAATTTTTATATATTCGATGGCCAAAGCCCATAAGACGGAATGGGTCGTCTTTATCTTTCGCGCGCGCGATAAATTCGGGAATTTTTTCAGCAGAGCCTATTTCTTGCAGCATTTTCAAACACGCTTCATTAGCACCACCATGAGCTGGTCCCCACAGACACGCGACGCCTGCAGCGATACACGCGAATGGGTTAGCTCCTGATGAACCTGCAAGGCGTACAGTTGAAGTGGACGCATTTTGTTCATGATCTGCGTGAAGAGTGAAGATTCTGTCCATAGCTCGGGCAAGAACCGGGTTAATTTTATATTCTTCACCGGAGGTAGAAAAGCACATATGGAGAAAATTTTCAGCATAACTGAGATCATCGCGCGGATGGATAAATGCATGTCCAATGCTGTATTTATAAGCCATAGCGGCAAGGGTTGGAATCTTCGAGATAAGGTAAATAGGGGCGATCATTCTCTGTTGAGAATCTGCAATATCAATGGAATCGTGATAAAGCGTGGATAGGGCTCCAAGACAAGAAATCATAACAGCCATAGGGTGAGAGTCACGGCGGAAACCTTGGAAAAAGCGCTCGAATTGTTCACCCACTGCTGCGTTCTGCATAACACAGCGATCAAAATCGATTTTTTCTTGTTTAGTTGGTAATTCGCCGTGGAGCAAAAGGTAGCAGCTTTCAAGAAAATTCCCATTTTCAGCTAATTGGTCTATAGAATAACCACGATAAAGTAATATCCCTTTTTTGCCGTCGATATAGGTAATTTTTGATTCACAGGAAGCAGTTGAGATAAATCCAGGATCATAGGTAAAGGTGTTCATTTTTTTATAAAGAGAGGAGATTTCAATTACATCAGGACCGATAGTTCCTTTACGCACCGGCAACTCTATTTTTGTGTCATTTGCGATGATGTATGCTTTGTGCTCAGACATTAAATATTCCTTTCAGATTCCCCATTTCTAAAACTCAACCGAACCCTTATTTAGACAGGGGATATATAATCGAAGCTTCTCCTACCCATGGCGAGAGTAGATTTACCTTAAAAGTCAGTTCATGCAATCTAAAAATATTTTTTAACTACGATTCTACCTAACATATATTTGCTTCACGTCGAGATAGCTGCATTTAAAATGCTTAGGTGTATTTGTAATACTATTATCAGTGTTCAGCTAGAATAATTTGATCATTAATACGATTAAGAGATTCGTCTCGCCCTAATAAAACGAGGATATCAAAAACTCCTGGTGATGTTGTACGCCCTGTAAGGGCCGCTCGAAGAGGTTGGGCAATAGCTCCAAATTTTAGCTCTTTTTCTTGTGCATAATGCCGAAGAACTTCATCCAGTGTTGTTGCATCCCAATTTGGGCATGCTTTTAAAGCATGATAAACACCTTTCAGGGTGAGCTGGCCGCTTTCATCCAAGAGTGTTTTTGCTTTTTCTTCAAGAGTTAATGGTCGCTGCGTAAAGATGAAGGAAGCACCGTCAATAAGTTCAAGCAGCGTTTTTGAACGTTCTTTTAAGTTCGGTATTGCGGCTAAAAATTGAGCACGGCGTTGTTCATTGAGTTTTTCAAGTATATCTAACCCGCCTTCAATATCTGGCAAAATACCAAGAGCGGCATCAAAAAGGTTTTGAGTATCACATGTGCGTATATAATGCCCATTAATGGCATCCAGTTTTTTGATATCAAAACGAGCGGCACCTTTGTTAATATCATCGATATCAAACCAGGAAATCATGTCTTCTAGAGAGATGAGTTCATCGTCGCCGTGACTCCAACCTAGACGAACAAGGTAATTGCGCATAGCCGCAGGAAGATATCCCATTGTTCGGTAAGCATCAACACCCAGTGCACCACGTCGTTTTGATAATTTTGCACCACTTTCACCATGGATAAGTGGGATATGCGCCATAATAGGGATATCCCACCCCATTGCATTAAAAATAATTGTTTGGCGAGCTGCATTTGTAAGATGATCATCGCCGCGAATGATATGTGTTATCCCCATATCATGATCATCAACAACAACGGCATGCATGTAAGTTGGGGTACCATCGGAACGTAAAATAATAAAGTCATCCAGGTCTTTATTTGGAAAGCGAATATCGCCCTGAACACGATCGTGCAAAACTGTTTCTCCATTTTGTGGTGCTTTAATACGGACAACAGGTTTAACTCCTTTGGGAGCTTCAGAAATATCACGGTCGCGCCACCGTCCATCATAACGGGGAGGACGACCTTCTGCACGGGCATTTTCGCGCATTTCAGCTAATTCTTCAGGAGAAGCATAACAATAATAAGCTTTGCCGTCTTTTACCAATTGTTCGGCAACCTGACGGTGACGTCCTGCTCGTTCGAACTGCGAAATAGGATCCCCATCGTAACTGAGCCCCATCCAGTGTAAGCCGTCTATAATAGCTTTTACCGCGGCATCTGTTGAACGTTCTCTATCTGTATCTTCGATACGTAGAAGCATTTTGCCACCATTGTGTTTTGCATAAAGCCAGTTAAAAAGAGCGGTGCGGGCACTGCCAATATGAAGAAAACCTGTGGGCGAAGGGGCAAAACGGGTAACGACGGGCACGGATATTGTCCTCTAATTAATGTTATGTATGGAACCTTATTAAACAGCTATGTTAGCATAGGTGGCGGAGGGTGCAATAGTTGCATTGTGAGTAAGACGGGGATTCATGGATGCTAGACCAGAATAAAACTGGGGATGGTCTATCAATAAAAGGCTCATCAAAAAAGGAAAATTTTAGCCTGACGTGGCAAGGGTATCCTTATATTATCGGTGATGCAAGT
Protein-coding sequences here:
- the gltX gene encoding glutamate--tRNA ligase → MPVVTRFAPSPTGFLHIGSARTALFNWLYAKHNGGKMLLRIEDTDRERSTDAAVKAIIDGLHWMGLSYDGDPISQFERAGRHRQVAEQLVKDGKAYYCYASPEELAEMRENARAEGRPPRYDGRWRDRDISEAPKGVKPVVRIKAPQNGETVLHDRVQGDIRFPNKDLDDFIILRSDGTPTYMHAVVVDDHDMGITHIIRGDDHLTNAARQTIIFNAMGWDIPIMAHIPLIHGESGAKLSKRRGALGVDAYRTMGYLPAAMRNYLVRLGWSHGDDELISLEDMISWFDIDDINKGAARFDIKKLDAINGHYIRTCDTQNLFDAALGILPDIEGGLDILEKLNEQRRAQFLAAIPNLKERSKTLLELIDGASFIFTQRPLTLEEKAKTLLDESGQLTLKGVYHALKACPNWDATTLDEVLRHYAQEKELKFGAIAQPLRAALTGRTTSPGVFDILVLLGRDESLNRINDQIILAEH
- the gltA gene encoding citrate synthase, encoding MSEHKAYIIANDTKIELPVRKGTIGPDVIEISSLYKKMNTFTYDPGFISTASCESKITYIDGKKGILLYRGYSIDQLAENGNFLESCYLLLHGELPTKQEKIDFDRCVMQNAAVGEQFERFFQGFRRDSHPMAVMISCLGALSTLYHDSIDIADSQQRMIAPIYLISKIPTLAAMAYKYSIGHAFIHPRDDLSYAENFLHMCFSTSGEEYKINPVLARAMDRIFTLHADHEQNASTSTVRLAGSSGANPFACIAAGVACLWGPAHGGANEACLKMLQEIGSAEKIPEFIARAKDKDDPFRLMGFGHRIYKNYDPRAKIMQKTCHEVLKELNIQDDPLLDIAVKLEDIALNDEYFVEKKLYPNVDFYSGIILKALGFPPEMFTVLFALARSAGWIAQWKEMIEDPAQKIGRPRQLYTGPTAREYISVDDRVSSKAEIVNR